The proteins below come from a single Capricornis sumatraensis isolate serow.1 chromosome 14, serow.2, whole genome shotgun sequence genomic window:
- the GARIN4 gene encoding Golgi-associated RAB2 interactor protein 4, with translation MNRESLLPYHTAQSGAGAGLFNTTMGKLQRQLHKGEYDIFKYAPIFESDFIQITKRGEVIDVHNRVRMVTVGIASTSPLLPLPDVMLLARPATGCNDHTGRGQTTKARSRKAAKTLELTRLLPLKFVRISIHNREKQQLRLKFATGRSCYLHLCPPLDSQEDLFAYWEQLIYLLRPPVDSQSSTYAIPAGDMICMPVFEEDRRSPTAMDFQGRGDQDQVSVRSLHVGSEVSGATSAAFAGGEGLPLDFYSPDPMPDGAMANTKPRKLDEESAAGAMMQVAAADATEGNLNVTKSHASEERTTAIEVTVTKGPEGSKSNIAMAGAAKTSLRTRKTALAHGAKNLEYPSSTSTSLSPEASMTMFGAEATRKTAKGKANQEDEGTLISALPQEDQESEQEERPQRVSQARRGRRERRERREKEHALRGSRPRGSAEGRHKTVGDKAILKTAGQSSGGRRATRDDKKEKGHGSPGDSKRGTVHKGVSHAPITKESRTSHKSARSLSTGSSLSTNKRLSRISSFLRNVRANLTTKTVALSHNKDVDILAESGQGLEIAGSVTSEATETVTVAAHQ, from the coding sequence ATGAACCGGGAGTCTCTGCTACCGTATCACACGGCCCAGAGCGGCGCCGGAGCAGGCCTGTTCAACACCACCATGGGCAAACTGCAGCGACAACTGCACAAGGGTGAGTACGATATATTCAAGTATGCCCCAATCTTCGAGAGCGACTTTATCCAAATCACCAAGAGGGGAGAAGTGATCGACGTGCACAACCGCGTCCGCATGGTGACCGTGGGCATCGCATCCACcagccccctccttcccctcccagaCGTCATGCTACTGGCCCGGCCCGCCACCGGCTGCAACGACCACACAGGCCGTGGCCAGACCACCAAGGCCAGGAGCCGCAAGGCTGCAAAGACCTtagagctcaccaggctccttcccTTGAAGTTCGTGAGGATCTCCATTCACAACCGCGAGAAACAACAGCTGCGCCTGAAGTTTGCCACCGGTCGCTCCTGCTACCTGCATCTGTGCCCCCCGCTGGACTCGCAGGAAGACCTCTTCGCCTACTGGGAGCAGCTCATCTACCTCCTGCGGCCGCCGGTGGACAGTCAGAGCAGCACCTATGCCATTCCAGCCGGGGACATGATCTGCATGCCCGTGTTCGAGGAGGACAGGAGGAGCCCGACGGCCATGGATTTCCAAGGCCGGGGGGATCAGGACCAGGTAAGCGTCAGGAGCCTCCACGTGGGCTCCGAGGTGTCCGGGGCCACCTCTGCAGCTTTTGCCGGCGGGGAGGGCCTCCCACTGGACTTCTACAGTCCCGATCCTATGCCCGACGGGGCCATGGCAAACACCAAACCCAGGAAGCTTGATGAAGAGTCAGCAGCAGGGGCGATGATGCAGGTGGCCGCAGCAGATGCCACAGAGGGCAATCTGAACGTGACCAAGTCCCATGCCTCTGAAGAGCGGACCACGGCCATTGAAGTCACCGTCACCAAGGGCCCAGAAGGAAGCAAAAGCAACATAGCCATGGCAGGTGCTGCCAAAACCTCCCTGAGGACCAGGAAAACAGCCTTGGCTCATGGTGCCAAAAACTTGGAGTACCCTTCCAGCACATCCACCAGCCTCTCCCCAGAAGCCAGCATGACTATGTTTGGAGCGGAGGCCACCAGGAAGACCGCCAAAGGAAAAGCCAATCAGGAGGATGAGGGGACCCTCATCTCAGCCTTGCCGCAGGAAGACCAAGAGAGTGAACAGGAAGAGAGGCCCCAGAGAGTGTCCCAAGCCcgcaggggaagaagggagagaagggaacGCCGCGAGAAGGAGCACGCTCTCAGGGGCTCACGTCCCCGCGGGTCAGCCGAAGGCCGCCACAAGACCGTGGGGGACAAGGCAATCCTGAAGACAGCCGGCCAGTCCTCAGGTGGCCGGAGAGCCACGAGGGATGACAAAAAGGAGAAAGGCCACGGCAGCCCGGGGGACAGCAAGCGGGGCACTGTGCACAAAGGCGTCAGCCACGCTCCCATCACCAAGGAGTCCAGGACCTCGCACAAATCGGCCAGGAGCTTGTCTACCGGGAGTTCACTTTCCACCAACAAGAGACTCAGCAGGATCAGCTCTTTCTTGAGGAATGTCCGTGCCAATCTCACTACGAAGACAGTGGCCTTGTCACACAATAAAGACGTGGACATCTTGGCAGAGAGTGGCCAGGGGCTGGAAATCGCTGGGAGTGTGACATCTGAGGCCACGGAGACAGTGACCGTTGCAGCTCATCAATAG